Proteins co-encoded in one Oncorhynchus masou masou isolate Uvic2021 chromosome 22, UVic_Omas_1.1, whole genome shotgun sequence genomic window:
- the LOC135509125 gene encoding engulfment and cell motility protein 3-like isoform X2, which produces MEVMQVVREQITRTLSSKPTSLELFKNKVNALNYSEILKLRQTERLHQEETLAPPVLELKERLKPELLELIRQQRLNRLCQGTLFRKISSRRRQDKLWYCRLSPNHKVLHFGDVEEDTETPPIESLQEKIPVADIKALLTGKDCPHMKENKGKQTKEGLDLAFSITYDVEEYSLNFIASSRTDFCLWTDGLSVLLGRDMSSECMRSELDILLSMEIKLRLLDLENVPIPDCAPPVPKPPSNFNFCYDLNQAEQ; this is translated from the exons ATGGAG GTAATGCAGGTTGTGCGTGAGCAGATCACTAGGACTCTGTCCAGTAAGCCCACGTCTCTGGAGCTGTTTAAGAACAAGGTGAATGCTCTGAACTACAGTGAGATCCTCAAACTACGCCAGACAGAGCGGCTGCACCAAGAGGAGACCCTCGCCCCGCCTGTATT AGAGCTGAAGGAGCGTCTGAAACCTGAGCTGTTGGAGCTGATTCGTCAGCAGAGACTGAACCGCCTGTGTCAGGGAACACTCTTCCGCAAGATCAGCAGTCGACGAAGACAGG ATAAGTTGTGGTACTGTCGTTTGTCACCCAATCACAAAGTCCTGCACTTTGGCGATGTGGAGGAGGACACAGAAACACCCCCCATCGAGAGTCTCCAGGAAAAGA TTCCTGTTGCAGATATCAAAGCACTGCTGACAGGGAAAGACTGTCCTCACATGAAGGAGAATAAGGGCAAACAGACCAAG GAAGGGTTGGACCTGGCTTTCAGCATCACTTATGACGTGGAGGAGTACAGCCTCAACTTTATCGCCTCATCCAGAACAGAC TTCTGCCTGTGGACAGATGGACTGAGCGTGCTCCTGGGGCGGGACATGAGTAGTGAATGCATGAGGAGTGAGCTGGATATCCTGCTTTCCATGGAGATCAAGCTCCGCCTCCTGGACCTGGAGAACGTGCCCATCCCAGACTGCGCCCCCCCGGTGCCCAAACCCCCCAGCAACTTCAACTTCTGCTACGACTTAAACCAGGCTGAGCAGTAG